Genomic segment of Roseofilum capinflatum BLCC-M114:
AGTTCTCTATGGTTTACCGAAGGAAGTGGGAATGGCACAAGCTTTAGAACTGCTCAATCTTCCCCTGATGGGAACCCACCATCGAGGGGTTGATGATGCGTGGAATATTGCCCATATTCTGGCCCATTTGATGAAAGCGTATAGACAAGAATGACGATCGCCAATTTAGTCCAATCCTTTGATCTCATCTGTCCCCAAGGCGATCGCCTTTATCCCCTATTCTGGGAAAAATATCAGCATCTGCGCGAATATACCACACCCCCCAGACTCCTGCTCAATGAATCTGAACCCGTCCCCTTCCTAGCGGGGTTTTTCGCCGCTCTTGCCACCCAAACCCCAGTTTTTTTGGGTAACCCCCAGTGGAAAGCTTCAGAATGGCAACAAGTTTGGCAACAGGTACAACCCCAACTCATTTGGGGAACGGTTCCCTGTTCTCCGGTAAAATCATCGCCCCCGCCTCCTTTTCCTGGTAGGGTGATGATTGCGACTGGGGGATCGTCGGGTAAGATTCGCTTTACCATGCATACTTGGGAAACTCTGGGCGCTTCAGTTGCAGGGTTTACCCACTATTTTAACGGTGCAGAAAATCATCCCATCCACTGTTGTTGCACCCTTCCTCTCTATCATGTCAGTGGACTAATGCAAGTGATGCGCTCCTTGCTCACGGGGGGCACTTTAGCCCTTTTACCTTATCGCTCTCTTAGCGGTTCCCTGCCGTTTGATCCCCAAAATTACTTTATTTCTCTGGTTCCCACCCAACTCAAGCGCTTGTTATCCCAGTCTTGCTCTCATTTATCTCAATTTCGGGCGGTGCTGTTGGGAGGAGCGCCTGCTTGGCCGGAGTTGCTGGAACAGGCAAAAACAGCTAAAATACCCGTTGCCCTGACTTATGGGATGACGGAAACTGCGTCGCAAGTGGCAACCTTGAAACCCGATCGCTTTTGGGCTGGGAATAGGACTGAAAATATCAGTTGCGGTCAACCCCTACCCCATGCTCAGATCGTTATCCAAGATGATCGGGGGAACCCCTTACCGGCACTGCAAACGGGACGAGTGGCGATCGCCTCTTCATCCCTAGCTCTAGGCTATTTTCCCCATCCATTTTTCGGCGATCGTCCTTTCTTAACGGATGATATTGGTTACTTTGACAACCAAAACTATCTGTATATTCTGGGTCGCCACAGTCAGACCCTTATCACCGGAGGCGAAAAAGTTTTTCCCCAGGAAGTGGAAGCTGCAATCTTAGCAACACAATGGGTGCAGGATGTAGCCGTCATGGGGATTCCTGATGCAGACTGGGGAGAACAAGTCACGGCGGTGTATGTGCCCAAGGATAATAGAGTAACTTTAGAGACTTTGGAAGCGGCCCTAAAAGAGGCGATCGCCCCCCATCTCAGCCCCTATAAGCAGCCAAAAACTTGGATAGCAGTCCAGCAGCTTCCCAGATCTGCCCAAGGTAAACTCAATCAAGCCGCCTTGCAAGACCTTATCGCCCCAAGCCCTGGTAATGGGTAATCTCCACGTCTGGAGCCTCCCCAGTGTTCAACCTAACTGCAATCTTCATGGACAGGAGCTTGGGAATATTCTTGGGTATAAACTTGCTGCCACAAATACTTAACATAAGATTTAGTCGCAGGTAGCAGTTGACCTTGAGTCGCTAAATCTGTCGCGGTACGGTCTAAAATCCGTAAATCAATAGCACTAAGCCGTTTCCGTCGGTTAGTCGAAGATAGAAGCCAAACCAGTTTGTACATCGTGCCAGGATCTCTGGTCAAATTCGGATTTGACCAAGCTAAGGCTAAGGTACTCTGGGGATCGCGAGCCGATAATCTATCGGTCTGATCCCAGTATCCTCGCTGACGGAGTTGCTGGTAAAACGATTGTTCAATTGTCATAGGGCAATCCCCTTCTAGCAATCCCCTGTGGCAACCCAACCAGGGGTATGTATAAGCTATCTTAACAATTTATTAATATTTTAGCAAAAAATCTGTCTAAACATAGCAATAACCAGATGGGGGAGAGTTCAGAGAGAGCTTTCACGATCCACTAGCCACTTGACCTAAACGATAAGTAAAAGATCTCATCACTCAAGTCCGTATTCATCCAGTAACCAATAGGTAGTCATTTTCCCTCGACCTTTTA
This window contains:
- a CDS encoding AMP-binding protein — protein: MTIANLVQSFDLICPQGDRLYPLFWEKYQHLREYTTPPRLLLNESEPVPFLAGFFAALATQTPVFLGNPQWKASEWQQVWQQVQPQLIWGTVPCSPVKSSPPPPFPGRVMIATGGSSGKIRFTMHTWETLGASVAGFTHYFNGAENHPIHCCCTLPLYHVSGLMQVMRSLLTGGTLALLPYRSLSGSLPFDPQNYFISLVPTQLKRLLSQSCSHLSQFRAVLLGGAPAWPELLEQAKTAKIPVALTYGMTETASQVATLKPDRFWAGNRTENISCGQPLPHAQIVIQDDRGNPLPALQTGRVAIASSSLALGYFPHPFFGDRPFLTDDIGYFDNQNYLYILGRHSQTLITGGEKVFPQEVEAAILATQWVQDVAVMGIPDADWGEQVTAVYVPKDNRVTLETLEAALKEAIAPHLSPYKQPKTWIAVQQLPRSAQGKLNQAALQDLIAPSPGNG